One window from the genome of Montipora foliosa isolate CH-2021 chromosome 5, ASM3666993v2, whole genome shotgun sequence encodes:
- the LOC138003018 gene encoding transcription factor ATOH8-like codes for MGETPTIKSVYGQPMSSLNYGGSRSHLQPTAKTAIAEAKTSAIASQDNDENTENGKKKSRGQGAKKPRTKLKKGLSWRQSNRSRRLIANARERSRIHIMSEAFEGLRRAVPSYSSDQKLSKLAILRLATSYISALSYLAENDTSSKSLKHFAESVDQCTQALQTEGRAKRTKE; via the coding sequence ATGGGCGAAACGCCGACGATAAAATCGGTGTATGGACAGCCTATGAGTTCACTTAACTACGGGGGTTCGAGAAGTCACCTTCAACCAACGGCGAAAACTGCGATCGCGGAGGCTAAAACGAGCGCAATAGCTTCTCAAGACAACGatgaaaacacggaaaatgGCAAAAAGAAAAGCCGAGGGCAAGGAGCTAAGAAGCCTCGGACAAAACTTAAGAAAGGACTGTCTTGGAGACAATCTAACAGATCAAGACGTTTAATCGCCAACGCAAGAGAGCGATCGCGAATCCATATTATGAGCGAAGCATTTGAAGGCCTAAGAAGGGCAGTTCCAAGTTACTCGAGCGATCAAAAATTATCCAAGCTTGCGATTCTCAGACTGGCTACCAGTTACATCTCGGCATTGTCTTATTTAGCGGAGAATGATACATCAAGTAAATCACTTAAGCATTTTGCGGAGAGTGTGGACCAATGTACGCAGGCGTTACAAACGGAAGGACgagcaaaaagaacaaaagagtgA